Part of the Spinacia oleracea cultivar Varoflay chromosome 5, BTI_SOV_V1, whole genome shotgun sequence genome, TACTTTAGAAATAGGTTAGTCAATATTAGTATATTACTGGTAGTAAACGCTTTAGGCCTTGTTCTCTTTACCTGAtggttcaagttttcaagtttCTAGTTTGGTTTAgtctaattaatattttatgtgaGAGTTTTCTGAGTTTTTTTTAATccggtctgatctgatctactCTGTAATAAGCAATAATTAGAATAAGATAAGATAACAAAGCCTTAGTATTACTCATAGTAATTACttatagtactccctctgtcccataatactcgaaacggtttgactttttgcactattcacatgcttcactttgaccctattttattttaagtatatgaaaacaaatgttagtatataatatattgttggttttatcttaatatatattttcaaaatattaattttttataagtttttataatatgtagttaaagatattggtggtcaaagttatgcattggcaagcgtgtccagtcaaaacgttgcgagtattccgggacggagggagtatcttattaaagttaatttgattaattttgaaaatgagaAAAGAAAAGTATATATGTTGTGCATGGCCCTTTGCTTTGCTCCATAGAAAAAGCTCAATTCCCCAAATGAACAATGCAAAACCGAAAGTTAGTCTGTCCTTACGTACTTTTTTATTACATCACTTTGGTACGTGATGAAGATGAACCCTAACTTAACTTCACAATTCAATGCATTGTTCCTCCATTTAAACCCAACAAAGATACTTAGCccacccttttctttcttttttaccatTTTTAGCCCTTCTGCAACTCTCCTTACTTTTTTCCCCTAAAATTAAATTTACcccatataaataaaaattacggACGTCAGTGAAAATAAGTACAGACAATGAGGAATGCTTCATTAAATTCATGGATTCAAGTACATCAGAGGTTTTCATCATTTTGATCCAATTCAGCAACCTAGCTAAATCAACCCATTATGTAGCctgtccttttttttttaccacATGAATATATAGGCTAGCTACTTAATGCAATCGTACCCTTGCCTTTTTAACACAGGTTGGGAAAATCTTTACGTGTCTTGTACGGAGTACGTATTTATAAAGAATAAGTTTCAGGTAAGACTGTCTTACACTAGTTTATTGTAATACAACTATAACAATATTGAAGACTTGATCTTAATTATAGAGTCGGGTTGTTCCAGTGGTGGATCTTGACTAAAAGATTACGATGGGCCAAGATTTGAAACTTCAACACTTAATTATTAAATACATGTGCATTTGATCAATAAGTCCCTAACATTTTATATCTAGTTTGTAGAATTAATAATTTCTAAAAAACTTATCATGGGTCTGGGCCTGAATGGCCCCGGTGGAAGACCCTCCTCTGGAGTCAGTTACATGAATTGAACCAACAAGGACATCGCGTGCTTATAGAGCTGGTCTCCTATGTTCGCAACCATGATTCCCTTGATCCCTTATTACTccctagacctggttattggacagggtagtccaatggatatagggttagggtcaagttaatagggcttttattgggcagggctcctattggacagggcctttattggatagggtcattatagggtcaaacttatactacaattattttgaaaattaaaatagtaatgatacaaaaaattacgtgtatagtttcgtatttacttgtacttgcacatggctcttttgtttttcatttttcattgctcgtttattgacccgcccactaatgacccgctattgacccgcgacccgttttgacccgcccattatcgacccgctaaaaatgaccctttcaatacccgaccctcttttgacccgcaccgaccctgacccgccccgcccgataaccaggtctattACTCCCTCCACTCCCTTCTATCAAGTGTATGTGTAAACCCAACTTCTTGTTTCACAACAATTTACTATGATCCCTAAATATATATTAAACCATACTACGTAAGAGTGTATATAACATACATTGATCAAGTGATCAGTTATTGTAAGAAGCCCTATTCAGTTCACCTTATGTTTACTTatttcagaagaaaaaaaaagttcacttaagtttaaataagataaattcagaaaaaataagtacaAATAAAACGCACCCACGTCGTCTCATATAAGAAAGATATCGTCATGTATATGTGTGTGCAAAGGTTGCGTGTAAAATGAGAATTTCAactaaaagaaagagaaaaataaagggaactaattaattaagtacGGAGTAGTTTTTTCCATAAATCATACCCCAATAAGGCAATAACCAAAGTTGATACAATGACAAATTCCTGATCATAAGTGAATAGGATCTTCAACACCAAATTACACTAACTAGCTAGGATTAATTAGTGAGATCGAATGATACTACTAAAATTACAGACCTAGTCAGcagaaataaaaattaaagaaataaagCAAAATACTAATTAATACTAAttgtatttatattttatatttatatatgatCTAATCATCTTACTCTTCTTTCTTCATAATAGAAGGAACAATGTCTTGCAAAAGCCCATGGTCTCTAAGCAAAGCTCCACCAACCGGGGCGGCCGCTGCGGCTGCACCACCACAAAACCGCCGCTCTTGTGAAGCTAGTACTGAACAACTATTACTAACATTGGTAGTAGTTGTTGTAGtaggattaggatttggtaatgtaatattattattattattattattattattaccaaAATGGTTAAGTTGATGAGGAATTAAGCTACTAACATAATTCATTTGGAGTTGATGATGATTATTATTAACCATTTGCATTGGCAGGTTACCAAAGGAGGAGGTTGCACCAACACCGAAACCGAACCCGGATCCGTAACCCGGACCCGGCATCACCCCACGGGGAAGGATAGTACAAGGGTGTGTGTGTTGACCTTCATAAGTTGTAACAACAATGGAAGGATCATTGAATGATCTCTCTACTCTCTTCTTTACATTACATGATACACTGGTGCAACGATAGTAACTCCtacaaaaaaaccaaaaaaataaccaaaaaaataaattaaaaaatattcaatttttCAGCTCCGTCTCGTTTTACTTGTCTCGTTTTGAACAAAAAACTCTCATAAAAATTGATCTAGAACAAGTAAAATGAGACGGAGGAAGTGATTGAACACTAAAATTGATCAATTTTAATTGGATAATAAGTAAGAGATTCGGGTTTTTTTTCAGCTGTTTCTCATTTTACTTGACTCGTTTTGACTAAAAAACTCTCAAAAAAATTGTTCAATGGAACAAGGAAAATGAGACGGAGGGAGTGATTAAACACTGCAAATGATCAATTTTAATTGGATAATAAGTAAGAGATTATATTTTTCAGCTGCGTCTCATTTTATTTATTCCATTTTGACTAAAAAGTTCTCATACAGATTAATCAAATGGAACAAGTAAAATGAGAAGGAGGGAGTGATTGAACGCTGAAATTGATGAGTTTTAATTGGATAATAAGAAATAAAATGATACCTTGGGAAAGGGCTGTTCTTGACAGCTTTTTGGCCGTACTTTCTCCATCTATAACCATCTTCTAGATGATCAACTTCACTCTTTGTCATGAATGCAAATCTTGGCTCTCTCTGCCGTTTCTGATTTGTCTTTTTAGCCTTTGTCGATCTTTTTTTTAAAGACACccccaaaaaattataaattaatttcattaatcaataaattaatcaaaCTATGTTTATCATATGGTTTAGATTAATAAACTATATGCACATTAAAGCAAAGAGCAATATGCACTGAATCATTACAGATTTAGTACCAACAAATCAAATAAGATCGAAATCAGAGTATTAAAATAAACTAAAGAACTTTTTTAGAAAAAGAACCCTTTTTTCTATGAATTTTTATcacaaatcataaaaataaaaactacccATTTCCCCTTTCACACTCTTCTCAAATGGGTTTGTCTCAaaactccaaaaaaaaaaaacttacattttcaaataaattgaaatcagagtataaagaataaaataaaaaactttaAAAAGACTCTTTTTTTCTATGAATTTTCATcacaaatcataaaaataaaaactacccATTTCCCCTTTCACACTCTTTTCAAATGGGTTTGTCTCAAAactccaaaaagaaaaaaaaaacttacattTTCTTAGCCTTTTgttcttcatcatcatcttcatcaacTTCTTGTTGGTGTTCGTCATTGGATGCAGAGGAAATAGAGGAAGAGTTTGGAGTTGTCGggatattaatattattactaTTAGTAGTAGTATTAAGAATTTCAGATAATTCAGGGTTAACAATAATGGAAGAAGAAGTTGGAGGAGGTGGGGTGGGATCAGGTGCAAGAGGGTCCATGGTAGTAGGGAAGTCTTCAGTAAATGTGCTCCCACCATAACTATTCATCATAATCATATCAAATAAAGAAGGGTTGATATGATGAATCATATCTTGCATACCTAACAACTCCATAAATCCTGTTGTAGcagatgatgatgttgttgttgttgaggaTGATGAACAACTGATTTTCTGATCAAAAACTTGGgaatcaaaacaatttgaaTTTGCTAATGATTTTGTTGTTGATGATATTGattttggttttgatgatggatgattactattactattaatCAAAGTTTCCATCTTCACTGGATTTTTCATCtccattttttgtttttttgttttttttacctAAAAGgattctctctctagcttagagatgaaaatgaaagagaatggaggagagagaagctaGGGAGTGAGAGTTTTTGGAGTGAAAAAAAGGAAGTGAGAATGAGTACAAAAATAAATCCAATTTTTATTAATATAGTACTACTCTAGTAGGAATTGTAGTaggtttttttatttattagtatTGGCTATAATTGGTGCTAGGTTTGAAGGACTACTACTCTACTAGCTAGCTATTAATTTAATGAtatttttaaaatgtatggtttgAAAAGATCAAGTTTGAAATACTCCCTTCGTTTCACAATAATTGTTACGgaatatatttaaaaaaatttaactaTTTATATTGGCGGTAGCTTTTACAAACATACggagtaaataaaaataaaagttatcATGCAAAATGTTTTAACTATTAATTTAATGATATTTTTAAAAGTGTATGGTTTGAAAAGATCAAGTTTGAAATACTCCCTTCGTTTCACAATAACTGATACGGAATATATTTAAACTTTTTAACTATTTATATTAACTGTAGCTTTTACAAACATACggagtaaataaaaataaaagttatcATGCGAAATgttttatatacggagtatgtggGTATTAAGGTTACTCTCATAATGTAAATTCTTTTATGATATTTACCACGgagtaatattattttttatatattaatgGTCCAATTAGTGTATTGACATATGCGCAAAGGTTAATTAACTATATCATTGAATTGGTCGGAGGAAGTATGTACTACTTAAGGACTTGGATCATTTACAACTATTCTCTAATTCTCTTGGTGCAAATGAGTCAAAAGGAagatataaattacaaatagagGAGGGTGGTGCAAATGAGTCAAAAGGAagatataaattacaaatagagGAGGGAGATTCAAGCGCGTAACCTACCGTGCATAAGATATCAGTCTTACCCACTAGATCAAAACCTCATTATTCTCATTTCGCCATATTATAGTAACCGATGTGGTTTGTTTATAATAAGTTGAAAACCTTTACTTTTTGTATCCATATACTCCGACTCCATATAAAACTGCGCTGATGGAAGTTGATtaattcaaataataattttccttcttctaaaaaaaaaaaataaataaataaaagagagagagagagaatctAACATTTTTTAAAGTTAATCTGTTGGAAAGAAGTGAAATTCTTGTTTGAATTATTCATTTGTCGTTACCATTCAAACAAATTATAGAAATTCTTTAATTACATTTTAGTACTCTGTATACATTATTCTTAAATTTGGAATACTTTCACTATTTCATACTGTCCTGGTTGGTAATGTAAAAAGAGTTTGGTCGAAAAATGATGCTGCCAAGGTCGCCGTTTTTATACTGTTTAAGCTTTGACCACtccacaaaaaacaaaaaaaaaaaaaacaaaacatttATCTTTTTATTATATAGGATAATTATCGTACGTGTGATTGTGTGAATGGGAAATTGCATTTATTTGGCAATTGGCATGGCATGAATAATGAAGAAGCTTCGTTCGTGTGCATGTCAATGTAAATCCTCCAAATAATTGTGTAATATTtgcttttcaaatttcaaaattttagaaagCGAGAGCAACAATAAGGGGAGACTCTTATTTAGGGGCTCTTTTACTCTCTTTCTTATGCCACCTAAGCATCAACTCCAAATAAGAGCCCCCTTCCAAAAATTATAGAAATCGGCTAACTCTTAACACTACCTCTTATTCTCTCTTaccctattattttattttatttccatGCAAAAATGTTGACATGGCACTAGCTCTTATTTATTGGAGCTAGCTCTTATTTCAGAATTTTTACTTACAAACTCTAATTAAGAGTCTCCCATTTCTCACctaagagctagctcttaatttttctctctccttaagagACACCTAAGAGTAGGAATGGCAATGGGTAGGGTCTGGGTAGGGTCTAGCAATACCCAGACCCGGACCCTAATTTTTTGACCtatacccataccctacccttaccctatagggtctaGAATTACAAGACCCTTACCCGGACCCTATGGGTCCagtagggtatgggtagggtctaGGGTCTGGAGCGGGTTCGTATTGCCTAATTTTTCTTTaacttttttcaattttttttatatccaGCCATATGTAAtgcacaaaaaaaaatacaagacaaacgattaatttgacattttaaaacaaataaatcctAGTGCCCCAAATCATCCTTGTATTTCCTTAAACATATTACAATTTAATGTACCAAGGTCACGAATTAAAAAAAACTCAGGTTCTCAAGTACACAATGTCAATGTTAGAGGTTTTTTTTGACTAGTGAGTGGTAGTGTTGGATGGTTGTTAGAGGAGTAAATGTGATTTTGTGGATTGCCTTAagattttgtgttatttttataATTCTTTAATGAAATTTGAGCGGATTTAGTTTAGGGTCCGGGTAGGGTATGGATCTTAAGGGTCTATGGGTAGGGTAAGGGTCTGAAAAAGTTGGACCCTTACCCTACCCTATTCGATACATCATATACTcataccctacccttaccctatagggtctaGAAAATTTAGACCCATACCCTAATTTTAGGGTAGGGTCTGACAGGGTCAGGGTAGGGTCCTGGACCCGTTGCCATCTCTACCTAAGAGCCTCCCCTTATTCATGCTCTGATTGTGCTcttagttttgatttttttttccccttttgcTACTTATAACTAGTAATTAACTATATTCTTTGGTTATGATATATGTAATAATTTGGTTAATTACATAACACTACGCTAATTACATACTCTGTAATATGTTTGTTTTTTAAAGTCTAAGATCGGCGCTTTTACATGTATCATAAGAAGGAATTTAGGATAGATTCTAGTATCACTACAAAAAAAGGGTACATATTTAGACGGAATAGTTGCGACAGTGTGACAAAGGGTCGCAACGAGTTTTGGGGGCGCGGATATAAATTTTCAAATTGCGACGGTTTAAACAGTCGAAACATATTTCGACGGTCTATAGCGTCGCTATTAGCCAAAAAAAGACACGTGATACCCCACGTGTTTGTAAGCCCGCAAAACCAATTACACATTCAGGCTAAAAAGGATCCCGCCTATTCTCCTAAATTTTTTGCTGAATCGCGCTTTACACTCACCTCATCTCCCACGTTTCCCTCAACCTCCTCACTGACCTAGCTCCAAACCCTAACCTCCTCCCGATGAATCCGTCTTCACGCCTCTTCACCTTCAGCACCATTAACGAATTCCTTGGATTTCTTTTTCAACCTGTACGTTAGAACAATCAAATCCCTCAATTCTCTCAGTTCAGCCCACTTTCTCTCACTCTCATTCTATATATTCATGGaaaatcccaattgaattcaaAATTTTCCCAACAAACTCAAGTTAAATTCGCTGCTTTCTCTGGAGTTTTTATTGGAGAGCATCCTCTGGTTTATGATTTGCTGCTTCCTTGGTGTATCGGATAAATTCGCTCTAGTAACTCGATCTTCCAGGTTAggtttttgtctttttttttttacttctgTTGCCGAAAATGTATGATTTATTGTTAATTTGAGAGCTTCTTGATTGTCTAAATTATACTAGCTCCATGATCAGATGAACTTTATATTTCCCCATTTGCTTGTTCTTTGGGTGACTCCCGGGGAAAGGAGGCTTTGCATAGTAAATTTTGAGATTTTTTCTTGATTGCAGGATGATTTAACTTAATCTTGGGGTGGGGAATTGCTTTGATTCCATCTCATATGATAAACCTGCCTTGTTCAAAAAATTTTAGACTCGTATTTTTCAATACTTAGCAGCTTTCTTTCACACCTTTGCTCCTTTTTTCTTTAACGTTTTTTGCAAGTGTGACTTCTGGGATGCTCTTGTGTTATTTAAATGTCTAAACTCAATAACTTCATAAGCTTCTAAGATTTCCTTAATGAAAACTCATCTGTAATTAGGGAaaatttggaaataatgagttTCTCTTGTGATATAAACTCGTTTACTGATTTCTTGCTAAAAGAGTTGGGTTTAAATTAGGACGGAAGTATATCAAGTGAAGAGACTGCTTACCTCCAGTGTTGTTGTGCCGTTGATAGCTTCTCCTTTGATGTAAAACAATCCTGCGAATAATTTATCTGGAGCAAGTTGCTTAACTTAGTGGCAGCATCCTTGTGAACATATATTTCTTTTATTGATGATAAAGGTTATTTATTTATGCATAGGTTCGGCCCACATATATGGCTTCAATGATTTCCTTATAATGATGAGCTAACAAAAGTCCTTAGTTTGAAATTCATCATTTCAGAATGATAGACCacattttattttggtaatcaaAGCCTGGTAACTTTGTCCATTAATTTGTCAAAAAATGTATTGAGTTATAATGTGAAGAACCTGCTGGTAGATCAGTTTCTTATGATTATCATTTGGTTAGTTTTACTATGGTTTGGTAGTAATTAATGGTCAAAATCTGAGAGATTTAACCACGAATTTGGAGTATTTTGAAAAGGAGGTGTATTTCAGTTCATTCCTTGAACTAAGTAATCCTGCCTTACGTGGTAATCTTTGTCGTTTTGGAATTATTCATATTCTTTTTTTCGTACTCATAGATGGTGAATGGAAATTCTCGAAGGATTTAACTTGCAAATTAAACTTCTTATTTGATTATACGGGTTAGGATAAAAgtcaattaattataataatatccACTTGTGCAAAATATCAAATTAGCGTTTGAGTTGCACTGTTCCTGATCTAACTTGCCAATTTCCATTTTAACAAATACACAAATATGGTTAATTACGTTTAAACTATTTCATTATCATTACATCAGAACTATTCGTGAAGCTCTTGCCTAGGCTGCAGTAAAGGTTGATTCAACCTTAATCTTGTAATTGCTAAAATATTATTCTCAAAATTCTTTACCTAAAAGATAATGGACTGGCCACTACCAAAAGAATAAATTCTTTTACGTTATTTGAGAAGACTCTGAACTGTATTAAAAATGGTCGCGCTCAGTTGTAGTAATAAAAGTAAAGGTTGTTTTTCTCTGTGGTGTTTTCCTCAAAGTTAGTTTAGGTTTGAACTAGATAGAAGCCT contains:
- the LOC110776725 gene encoding WRKY transcription factor 23; translation: MEMKNPVKMETLINSNSNHPSSKPKSISSTTKSLANSNCFDSQVFDQKISCSSSSTTTTSSSATTGFMELLGMQDMIHHINPSLFDMIMMNSYGGSTFTEDFPTTMDPLAPDPTPPPPTSSSIIVNPELSEILNTTTNSNNINIPTTPNSSSISSASNDEHQQEVDEDDDEEQKAKKISTKAKKTNQKRQREPRFAFMTKSEVDHLEDGYRWRKYGQKAVKNSPFPRSYYRCTSVSCNVKKRVERSFNDPSIVVTTYEGQHTHPCTILPRGVMPGPGYGSGFGFGVGATSSFGNLPMQMVNNNHHQLQMNYVSSLIPHQLNHFGNNNNNNNNNITLPNPNPTTTTTTNVSNSCSVLASQERRFCGGAAAAAAPVGGALLRDHGLLQDIVPSIMKKEE